In Euwallacea similis isolate ESF13 chromosome 5, ESF131.1, whole genome shotgun sequence, a single window of DNA contains:
- the LOC136409110 gene encoding uncharacterized protein CG5098 isoform X5, with product MSGGGPPHHPHSRHVPPSNSAWNHLQVPGFFPRQPQVAHMPSEHPLLHQPTWHTPTTTEAMKMIPHSQMLNEMFKNEALFPRDCVDLSLTRGVKPSFMSNQNGDHASTPAAISLSVRDATKINSLPPGMLEIQAVELTKCTSPNLKSAISPGSIRASSMSPGLKSVSPCLKSASPGLKSASPGLKSASPGLKSASPGLLSSGPTAKSLSPGRKSLSPGPVGSPGLNLGVGLVGVTLDVSKNQKRSNVRVDSILERLNPVPEKTFPFHDNKHDLPSTVVSAATSLPEKSQTDKPQLQSQSVIVQPAGNFDENSNSSGTTNAPTPKEEDSASMHSNEDSLDSTKSRRKRKPSKTVRVNKEDESRPDDIKTSDEVNHKGETSNEAPMQSDPALIATILEGTSSKSGVEASVDELDSPPRKTRRKSEAETIDDIAAMVQESLKGKGEKKEGAKAEMIECEDTKEHVEIMSEGGCGGKDFELESGDNTETVQDLTEQRDLDITANPAASSVAKPVTVSVIKTKDKLQNTLPNGSETFSEPSSGTTPVSLPVTPVATPAQKKATITQFVEVENKLEEMFAGIVEDHVEPIAPRNIDSEQTKIDSNLGLTDDNFGKLEEAVDVSADNKQEIVSIKSDIIKNEAKVFTTKKCVSRRSRPSSKSDQDGEIPVKKKKLTKTKNSSSNMKKLPRSPPGVKSPKKSVLPVTSSKSSVKVIVSDAVKDIYSYDSGSNASSSRSRGPFVQIRGPRDSPLSVSVINTPLGGDEDGEKKSFKNKKFHDDSEYRHKVRSKGLHCSTLSNKYDAERKDASWICAFCKRGPHANELTGPSVINEVPPPGDLFGPYIITTNCPEFEKRLDDPYDRQFKSRKIGKALDANAASTSGKSGKKTKRKSESSVDLGDIYLGITDTGNNAFEVWSHEDCIVWSPGVYLVGPKIAGLEEAVWTCSNVPCSGCGLKGANVTCVKRGCLSASHVSCARKFKWVLDATSFKAHCPEHVLR from the exons GTACCTGGCTTTTTCCCACGTCAACCTCAGGTGGCGCACATGCCATCCGAGCACCCCCTGCTCCACCAGCCGACCTGGCACACCCCAACTACTACCGAAGCCATGAAGATGATTCCTCATTCTCAGATGTTGAACGAAATGTTCAAAAACGAGGCATTATTCCCCAGGGACTGCGTCGATTTAAGCCTCACAAGGGGCG TGAAACCCTCTTTTATGAGCAATCAAAACGGTGATCACGCCTCCACTCCAGCTGCTATAAGTTTGAGTGTACGTGATGCCACCAAAATCAACAGTCTCCCACCGGGAATGTTGGAAATTCAGGCGGTGGAACTAACCAAATGTACCAGCCCTAATTTGAAATCAGCGATCAGTCCTGGTTCCATAAGGGCGTCGTCTATGAGTCCGGGGCTGAAATCTGTGAGTCCGTGTCTGAAATCTGCAAGTCCAGGCCTGAAATCTGCAAGCCCCGGATTAAAATCTGCAAGTCCCGGGCTGAAGTCAGCCAGTCCCGGCCTCTTAAGTTCTGGCCCGACAGCGAAATCGCTAAGTCCTGGTCGGAAGTCGCTAAGTCCCGGTCCAGTGGGGAGTCCGGGGCTGAATTTGGGGGTGGGATTGGTGGGGGTTACGTTAGATGTCAGTAAGAATCAGAAAAGGAGCAACGTGCGGGTGGATTCAATTTTGGAGAGGTTGAATCCGGTTCCGGAGAAA ACATTCCCATTCCATGACAACAAACACGATTTGCCTTCGACTGTTGTCAGTGCCGCCACATCATTACCAGAAAAATCTCAAACCGACAAACCTCAGCTGCAAAGCCAAAGCGTCATTGTACAACCagctggcaattttgatgaaaacaGCAATTCAAGTGGGACAACCAAT GCCCCGACTCCAAAAGAAGAAGACTCGGCCTCGATGCACAGCAACGAAGATAGTTTGGATAGTACAAAGTCCCGTCGAAAACGAAAACCCAGCAAAACCGTGAGGGTGAACAAGGAAGACGAATCTAGACCTGACGACATTAAAACTTCGGATGAGGTGAATCACAAAGGGGAAACCTCAAATGAGGCTCCAATGCAGTCCGATCCAGCTTTGATAGCCACCATTCTGGAGGGCACCAGCTCAAAATCGGGAGTGGAGGCGTCGGTGGATGAATTGGATTCCCCGCCACGGAAAACGAGGAGAAAGAGTGAGGCTGAGACAATCGATGATATTGCCGCCATGGTACAGGAGAGTTTGAAAGGGAAAGGGGAGAAAAAAGAGGGAGCTAAAGCTGAAATG ATTGAATGTGAAGATACGAAGGAACACGTTGAAATAATG TCTGAGGGTGGCTGTGGGGGCAAGGACTTCGAATTGGAATCAGGTGATAATACAGAG acTGTTCAGGATTTAACTGAGCAAAGAGACTTGGACATAACG GCAAATCCAGCTGCATCCTCTGTTGCAAAACCAGTAACGGTTAGTGTAATAAAAACGAAAGATAAACTCCAAAACACGTTGCCGAATGGGAGCGAAACCTTTTCGGAACCCTCTTCGGGGACAACACCTGTATCTCTCCCAGTTACTCCAGTAGCGACTCCGGCTCAGAAAAAGGCTACCATTACTCAGTTCGTAGAG GTCGAGAACAAATTAGAAGAAATGTTTGCCGGTATAGTAGAAGACCACGTCGAGCCTATTGCCCCACGCAACATTGATAGTGAACAGACGAAAATCGATTCAAATCTGGGTTTAACCGATGATAATTTCGGGAAACTAGAAGAAGCGGTTGATGTCAGTGCAGACAACAAGCAAgaaattgtttcaattaaaagtgatattattaaaaatgaggCCAAGGTATTTACTACAAAGAAATGTGTAAGTCGACGGAGCAGGCCTTCTTCGAAGAGCGATCAAGACGGGGAGATTCCAGTCAAGAAAAAGAA ACTTACGAAGACCAAGAATAGCAGCAGCAACATGAAGAAACTGCCTCGGTCTCCGCCGGGAGTGAAATCTCCTAAGAAATCAGTACTTCCAGTTACCTCGAGCAAAAGCTCGGTGAAAGTAATAGTATCAGATGCTGTGAAG GATATATACTCATATGATTCAGGTAGTAATGCTAGTAGTAGTAGATCCAGAGGGCCATTTGTACAAATTAGAGGCCCCAGAGATTCGCCATTGTCGGTAAGCGTCATCAATACGCCTTTGGGGGGCGACGAGGATGGTGAGAAAAAGAGctttaaaaacaagaaattccaCGACGATAGCGAGTACAG GCACAAAGTGCGCTCCAAAGGTCTGCATTGTAGTACGCTTAGTAATAAATATGACGCCGAGAGAAAGGACGCCAGTTGGATTTGCGCTTTTTGCAAGAGGGGTCCTCATGCCAATGAACTTACAG GCCCCAGTGTGATAAACGAGGTGCCTCCCCCCGGCGACCTCTTTGGGCCTTACATAATCACAACTAATTGCCCTGAGTTTGAAAAGCGCTTAGATGATCCCTACGACCG ACAATTTAAAAGCAGAAAGATCGGCAAAGCTCTTGATGCCAATGCCGCCTCGACCTCGGGAAAAAGCGGTAAGAAAACGAAACGAAAGTCGGAATCCTCAGTAGATCTTGGCGACATCTATCTGGGCATCACCGATACCGGCAATAATGCCTTTGAGGTCTGGTCACACGAGGACTGCATAGTGTGGAGCCCCGGCGTGTATTTGGTGGGGCCGAAAATCGCCGGTTTAGAGGAGGCCGTGTGGACATGTTCGAACGTACCGTGCTCGGGATGTGGCCTCAAAGGTGCCAATGTCACGTGCGTGAAACGCGGGTGTCTAAGTGCGTCTCATGTAAGCTGCGCGCGCAAATTTAAATGGGTATTGGACGCGACTAGTTTTAAGGCCCATTGTCCGGAGCACGTGCTGCGTTAA